A genomic window from Bacteroidota bacterium includes:
- the trxA gene encoding thioredoxin yields MMEHLTKESFKEKVFNFETETEWKFSGALPAIIDFYADWCGPCKMVAPILEELSVEYAGKIDIYKVDTEAEEELAGVFGIRSIPSILFIPKIGEPQMMVGALPKDSMKQAIEEVLLGKEV; encoded by the coding sequence ATAATGGAACACCTGACCAAAGAATCGTTCAAAGAAAAAGTATTTAATTTCGAAACTGAAACAGAATGGAAATTTAGTGGCGCACTTCCTGCAATCATTGATTTCTATGCCGATTGGTGTGGTCCTTGTAAAATGGTAGCCCCGATTCTGGAAGAGCTTTCTGTTGAATATGCCGGAAAAATTGACATTTATAAAGTGGATACTGAAGCTGAAGAAGAATTAGCGGGCGTTTTCGGCATTAGGAGTATTCCAAGTATATTGTTTATTCCTAAAATAGGTGAGCCTCAAATGATGGTTGGTGCGTTGCCGAAAGACTCGATGAAACAGGCTATTGAAGAGGTTTTGCTCGGTAAAGAAGTGTAA
- a CDS encoding ABC transporter ATP-binding protein produces the protein MITISGVHKSYGNLKVLKGIDLEINKGEIVSVVGASGAGKSTLLHIIGTIDRADTGIVTFDNVNIQKLNERKIAAFRNQNIGFVFQFHHLLPEFTALENVFIPALIAKRTRKEAEKKALEVLDLLSLSDRVGHKPSELSGGEQQRVAVARALINNPAVVLADEPSGNLDSVNARELHQLFFDLRTKLNQTFIIVTHNEELAGMADRKLTMKDGLITG, from the coding sequence ATAGACCTTGAGATAAACAAAGGCGAAATTGTTTCTGTTGTGGGCGCTTCGGGCGCAGGAAAATCAACCCTGTTGCATATTATAGGCACAATTGACCGTGCAGATACCGGCATTGTAACATTTGACAATGTTAACATTCAAAAATTAAATGAACGTAAAATTGCGGCATTCAGAAATCAAAATATAGGTTTTGTTTTTCAGTTTCATCATCTGCTGCCTGAATTTACAGCACTTGAAAATGTTTTTATACCTGCACTTATCGCAAAAAGAACAAGAAAAGAAGCTGAGAAGAAAGCGTTAGAAGTTCTGGATTTATTATCGCTGAGTGACCGCGTCGGGCATAAGCCGTCAGAACTCTCAGGTGGCGAACAGCAGCGGGTTGCAGTGGCTCGGGCGCTCATCAATAATCCGGCAGTGGTACTTGCCGACGAACCTTCGGGAAACCTGGACTCGGTAAATGCACGCGAACTCCACCAACTGTTTTTTGACCTGCGAACGAAGCTGAATCAAACGTTTATCATTGTAACCCATAACGAAGAACTTGCCGGTATGGCCGACCGGAAACTCACCATGAAAGATGGTCTGATAACAGGATGA